A part of Myxococcales bacterium genomic DNA contains:
- a CDS encoding NAD(P)/FAD-dependent oxidoreductase, with the protein MEPKIKKKSDAPSVIIIGAGIAGMSAGIYLQMNGFNTRIYEKHVLPGGCCTAWSRKGYIFDYCIDWLIGSGHGNSANRVWQELGALDGKKINNFNLFNQVIDQNNKKVIFYNDPKQLSQHLKSISPQDSVLIESFCGDLQKFIKLNIYPPLKPKSLMSLKERLTELLQILPHFRLFWRTGATQMKNFSNKFKDQTLRAAFNYIFFQDPQTFPMLPFLYNMACAHNQNAGFPEGGSLGLSRSLEQRYLSLGGTIHYGSCVNKIVVEDNKAIGIKFKKGPPQFSDYIISAADAISVLYDYLDGHYINPTIDKLYKNVMLKPGILFPSVISVFFGIKIEIGKNEAHSTTYLLDNLDAKSLPGCQQNCIVIQHRSQYAQGFAPQGHSIIHCTYFSDFDYWQDLRLKDKKLYREKKSQVVRFLTRFLEQRYPQIIDNIEVVEVATPATTKRYTGNFRGSIFGFKAFSEAEEIAERLIDKQHMKLPGLKNFYMTGQWVLGGGLPRAALSGRYVAQFLCNDLKLSFNVSEIKNSSNWNPKSLGYLPKLD; encoded by the coding sequence ATGGAGCCTAAAATAAAAAAAAAATCAGATGCTCCTTCAGTGATCATTATCGGAGCAGGTATCGCTGGAATGTCGGCTGGTATTTATCTGCAAATGAACGGCTTTAATACTCGCATTTACGAAAAACATGTGTTGCCTGGAGGTTGCTGCACAGCTTGGTCACGCAAAGGCTATATTTTTGATTATTGTATCGATTGGTTGATAGGAAGCGGACATGGAAATAGTGCCAACCGTGTTTGGCAAGAACTCGGTGCTCTAGATGGAAAAAAAATTAATAACTTTAATCTTTTTAACCAAGTAATAGACCAAAACAACAAAAAAGTAATTTTTTATAATGACCCCAAGCAATTAAGCCAGCATTTAAAATCCATTTCACCTCAAGACAGCGTTCTTATTGAATCGTTTTGTGGAGATTTACAAAAATTTATCAAACTTAATATCTACCCACCGCTCAAGCCAAAGAGTCTCATGAGTCTTAAAGAGCGCTTAACTGAATTATTGCAAATACTTCCGCACTTTCGACTTTTTTGGCGAACAGGTGCTACCCAAATGAAAAATTTTAGCAATAAATTTAAAGACCAAACTTTAAGAGCGGCTTTCAATTATATTTTCTTTCAAGATCCTCAGACCTTTCCCATGCTTCCTTTCCTTTACAATATGGCGTGCGCTCACAATCAAAATGCAGGATTTCCCGAAGGAGGTTCTTTAGGGCTTTCGCGATCTCTAGAACAACGTTATCTCTCATTAGGTGGTACTATTCACTATGGATCATGCGTCAATAAAATTGTGGTAGAAGATAATAAGGCCATCGGTATTAAGTTTAAAAAAGGCCCTCCTCAATTTTCTGATTACATCATCAGTGCAGCAGACGCTATTTCAGTGCTCTATGATTACTTAGATGGGCACTACATAAATCCAACTATTGATAAACTTTACAAGAATGTGATGCTAAAGCCGGGGATTTTATTTCCCAGCGTTATTTCAGTTTTTTTCGGTATAAAAATAGAAATTGGAAAAAACGAAGCCCATAGTACCACCTATCTCTTGGATAACTTAGACGCCAAATCACTTCCAGGCTGTCAACAAAACTGCATCGTTATTCAGCACCGCAGTCAATATGCTCAAGGTTTTGCCCCACAAGGGCATTCCATTATTCACTGCACTTATTTTAGTGACTTTGATTATTGGCAAGATTTAAGGCTCAAGGATAAAAAATTATATCGAGAAAAAAAATCGCAAGTTGTTAGATTTCTCACTAGATTTTTAGAGCAACGTTACCCACAAATCATCGATAACATAGAAGTGGTAGAGGTAGCGACACCAGCCACAACTAAGCGTTACACTGGAAACTTTCGAGGCAGTATATTTGGCTTCAAAGCTTTTAGTGAAGCCGAAGAAATTGCTGAGCGTTTGATAGATAAGCAGCATATGAAACTTCCAGGCTTAAAAAATTTTTATATGACTGGCCAATGGGTATTAGGTGGAGGTCTCCCACGAGCTGCTTTATCAGGAAGATATGTGGCCCAATTTCTATGCAATGACTTAAAACTGTCGTTCAATGTAAGCGAAATTAAAAATTCTTCGAATTGGAATCCAAAAAGTTTAGGCTATCTCCCCAAACTCGATTAA